One Drosophila gunungcola strain Sukarami chromosome 2R unlocalized genomic scaffold, Dgunungcola_SK_2 000004F, whole genome shotgun sequence genomic window, attactgctgctgctgctgctggtgttgctattgctggtgttgctgctgctggtgcctcagctgctgctggtttGTCGTGCGCCGTTTGGCAGTCGGTTGAGTACTGGCACGAGCCGCTGTCAGCGAAACCAAACGAACCGACTTCGACCGACGAGCgacgccagcagcagcagcagcagcagcagcagcaacaacagcagcacgacagcaacaacatgaCAGCAACAGCGACGCCGGCAGCGAGAAAGTTTGCTTTTTGCATTGTTGCAGCGCTGCGATGAgtgagtatctgtgtgcgAGTGGGTGGGTAACAGTATGGGTGTTGCTGCGGGGATGTGGCTGCGGGGTTGTTGCTGCGGGGATGTTGCTGTTAGCTCTAACAGACGGCTGataagctgctgctgctgctgttgctgttgctgttagCATGTTGCATGTCAgctgctctctctctctctctctctctctctctttcgctctttCTCTTGCCTTTCATGTTAAAACCAATTCGTTTGTCATTTGTTTAATGacacaaatatttgcacaaaGTGTTTGCATTTATGTATGCCGCGACAACCTGTCTTGCCCCCCATTCCCCACTCCTCCCCCTCGCTTgtattttcaatttccattttggCGTCATGAAAGTTTTCCctcaatttgtatttgtgcCATAAATTTGATTACCACTAATAGACTAATAATAATCCCACTAATGATCGccgtttctttgtttttttttttgtatttgtatttgtttttgttattcgAAGAGGCTTTTAGACAAATTGAATTCGCTGCTAGTTTGATGGCAGTTAAATTGGGTTGAGCCTGCAAGGACACTCAACGGAATCCTAGCCAAAAGCCAGTcaacaacaaacagaaaacggGAACAACTAAATAAGGAAGTGACACCGGAAAcaggcagcgacgtcgacgtcaAAGGAATGCGCAAAGGAATTTGGAGAGGGGTTGTAGAATGCGGGGGGTTTGGGTTCGGGAATCACTCAAAAATCGAGTGAGTCAAAACCTCTCTTTATCTCattcttgtgtttttttttttcttttttttttttagctcgtTTACAAGGCAACGACACCGGCCGGCTGAAACTAGTTAAGGCCACCAACAACCCTCTTCGCTGGCCAAAGCCACAGCCtccccctgccacgcccccgccttCTGGTTCCACCGCTTACAGCTTAACCTATAAAAATTCCGCAAgcccaacaacagcaacatccaCAAATGGGAACACTCCGCATGCGAAAATGTTCTTTTCAGCTCTCTCGGAAAATCTGGGCGCCTGTTACACACGCAACGAAGTTGCCAACACAAGCTCACATGTACGCACACTCGACTGCaaagctgttgctgctgcgacgatgttgctgttgctgctgctgctgctgctgctgccgttggtGTTGCCGCTGTGTCAGTGCCGTtcatttgtttgattttgttgtgATTATGCGCAGTGCTTCGGCGGCAGCGACGCTGGCAGTGGCGTCGTGGTAGTCAGCGACCCATGGAGGGCATTTGGGagcacaacagcaacagcaacagaaacagaaacagcaatagcaacatcggcaacaacaacaagaagaaCAGTCAGACGGCGACCAACTGAATTCTCGCTCAAAGTTGCGATACACTTGGACTATTCGAAAATGTGATAAGGTTTGCTTGTGTCACTTCGCTTTCTGCTAGATTCTCGTTTCAAACAATTCTGGTTCTCATCAGCACTTTAAATTTAcgaaatggaatttaaactaGAAAAAATATCTTCAAAATCCCCTTAAGGACACTTTTGATAGATGAAAGTATCGGtctaatataaattaaagtcaaTACAGTGATTACTCGAAAGAGtaaattatcaaaatattaattaaaatttgtgtaaattacattttctcTATCTTACTCTGTCATCTCAAATTTGGATGCTTTTATCAACCAGCCAAAAATTTGgatgtttattatattttaaatatgtcaAGAATCTATAAATCAATGCTGATTCTTTGAAGTGCATTGCTCATCCCTTTcctgtttaaaattattttgacatTGAATTtctcttaaatatattatctTTCTTTGAAATTTAGACATATAATTCCGAAACCTTTTTTCTCAAACTTAATTAACAATCTGAGCTCTTGCTAGTGCTTGGCgataaatatttgttgctCTCTGCTGTTATTCTATATATTCCGTTTACCCAGTATTGTCTGTTGCTTCAACTCACGGCTGTTGGCTGCTGTTTGTGTGTCGTAAAAACTCATTGCCAGTTTGGGGCGTCGCTCAACTGGAAATGTGGCCAAGCCGAACTGAAGCTAAAGCTAAAGCTAAAGCTAAAGCTGAAGCTGCAGGTGTCTGTCTAACCAAGTCATCTCACATGCTCGTATATACTTTTgttaatacatatatatatacatctaAATACATAGTGGATGTGCCAGCCCCAATGTAATTGCGTTGAGCATTTCTTTGTGCGGCTTAATTAGTGGCTGGCAGCCAGCCTGTTTTTCACTTTTGAGGTTTATAAATGATGTTCGCAGAGGCACAGCTCGGGTCTATTGGCAGCTCGATTTAAAGGCCGAAACAAACAGTAACAACAAACAGCACAGTTACAATTTTGCACTAGACATATGTCATCCGTTTCAAATGGCCATTTTGGGGGCGGGAACGTGGTGGTAGCGAATCGAGAAGCTACTGAAGGTGTGCGATGTGATCTCCTTGGTGGGCGTGAACTCCGCCCGTTCGATAATCGCCCGTGGACTGCCGAAATTCAATAGCCAGAACTTGAGCTCGTTGACCTTGGGCAGGGTGCCCTCCAGCTGCCCCTTGACCGTGCCCTCGTCCGTGTTCATCACCCATCCGCGCACCTGATTCAGGGTGGCTAAGTCCCGGGTCTGCTTGCGCAGGCAAACACCCTGAACCCGCCCGAAGATCTCGAAGCCACAAGAAAAGATTTGCTCAGCCGGCTGCATCATGGTTCTACTTGGGTTCCCGTAGTCACGTCTTGTGAAATTTccttaatttgtataaattttatatatcaaatttccggaagtgtttttaaaaatgtcaagGCTTGCCTTTTTTGAAGTGGTTTAATAAGCTGTGAGTTTAAGTTTTGTAGTTTGGAAAACATTGACGAAGTAACATAATCAAagctttatttcatttcgttagcaatattgtattttttaagtttaaataaaagcaaaatgtAAACAGAAAGTTTCTCTgcgtttaaaattaaaatccattttttataacataattCTTTTTCGagcaattaaatatgttaaatccTTCCtgttaattttactttaaaatttaacttttttttaatccgattaaattaaagtgaaaatcaaaatatggAGTTTTCGTCTGCAAAACGCGCACTGTATCGACGAGGGCGCTAATGACATTGTATCTATTGTATATCTATCGCGTACAGCGTATCCCATATCAGCACGGGGGACTCATAAATCACTTGCCACACTCGCTCACACACTCACATGCGACGCCAAGTTCATCTCATGGCAATCCAATCAACTGGCAATGCCACAAAAGTTTGCAACCACCGAACAGAGGCGGCGAAACCCTCCCCCCGGCACCCCAACCACCCCCTCGACGCCCATACGCCACCCATCTTCGCCCCACGAAAACCtacaaaacagcaaaacaCCACCTATGGGCAGCGAACAATAACTAGCGAGATAAACAGACAACATTCTGCGTTAATGCAAACGCGAAACGCCGACATCGCAGGCGATTCtaaggcaaatatttaatacgaTATTTATGGCCTAGGCATAGGCGTAAGTGCAAGGGAGAAGGGGTATACAGAAAGAGAGCGAGGACATTAAGAATGAGGTCCAGGGAGCTTAGGTATTTGCAAAAGAAGCCCGTGATAAATGACTACAGCTACAAGTACCCTCACCCATCTCCGAAATATTGACTTTCCTAGGGCtacataaattatattttttcgcaATTAAGCCTTGTTAAGGCCAACGTTAGCATATATTCAATTTAAGGTTACCTAATACTCATTGAAAGTTAATAAATTGTAgcgccaaattaaaaaagtttaacattttaatttcttatcgcttttaaaaacaaatattattaaagaaatGTATGCAGTTAAACTTTCATTACAAGAAAGTTAGTCAACCAGTTTTATTGGCATTCTCATATTTACAGACAGAATTGAATAAACATTCCATTTCTATGCAAAGtaaataaaccattaaaaaattaaacaaatagtCGTTAAATAGGAcaagtacattttttaacattttttttaactcgtTTTGCAAacaattctatttttaaatgaactaGAGTACGAAATGACCCAAACGTTTCCAGTATTACCTTAACTGATTCTTACAAAGTGGAACCAAAGGCTTCTAATTATCTAAGCTAGCAAAGTTTTGTAATCTTTTGTCCAACAGTAGCTTAAACCAAGAGACATACATTCCCCAAGGTTTTCCGCCTGCACTGTCCATTCTTAAGTGAGCTGAAATATGTGGAAATGGCCCTAAAGCTGCCAATTTTGTTAAgcgatttttaaagttttcgcAAAGTGGAACCAAAGGCTCCAATTTGGCCGGCACACTACTGTGGCCAATCCAACTCGAGCTCCGTCGTGTGCCCATTCAAATGAAACAGCACGAGCCTCGCGTTCGTTTTAAGTTTCAGGCTGTGTTTCTGGTTGAGTCcgcagtcgacgtcgctgTCGAAGGCGCAGTCGCTGCCTGCGTCGCTGTCGACGTCCGTTCGATATTGTTGTTGCCGAGCCGAAGGTGAGCAAGCCAAATCAAACAAACCGAAGCGCAgcaaaatggggaaaaaaaatacattgaaACGCATCAAGGGATTTCGCATGCCTCGGTGTTGTAGCTACGGGTATAGGTATATCTATAGGTATAGctcatgttgttgttgccagaAACTGCGCTTCAATtgcgacagcagcagcagcagcagcagcaacaacagaaagAGCCAAGTCGGTAAACAAAACTCGGCTTCTCTGAAGGCAAACTGTGTGAAGTgagagaaaaaagagagcCAGTGAGAGAGTGAGAAAAAGAGGGATCGTGCTAACGGATAAATACCAGATAAGCCTG contains:
- the LOC128253734 gene encoding acylphosphatase-2 encodes the protein MMQPAEQIFSCGFEIFGRVQGVCLRKQTRDLATLNQVRGWVMNTDEGTVKGQLEGTLPKVNELKFWLLNFGSPRAIIERAEFTPTKEITSHTFSSFSIRYHHVPAPKMAI